AAGGCAGCCCTGTACGTTCAGCATGTACGTTCACACAGCCAGGATGAGACAGGAGAGGATTTAGGAGGAGCATGTAAATGTCCTTAAGTGACCCTGCCAGATCCCAGACTTACATCCAATTAAAACATCTCTGGAAAGACCTAAAAATGGCCGGCGACCAACACCACCCATACGGCCTGTCTGAGAGCCCCGGGAGCTACAATTGCTCCCAGGGGTGCTTCAATAAAATACTGAGCCACAAACCACTTTACTTTATTAACAAGTTTTtggcaataaaaacatttccacatcTTTCAGAAAAAGTAATAACTCGATACTGTAACTCAAACAAAATGCATAAGAGGAGAAGTGAAATACTTGCTGGTGATGCTGTATTACCATATAAAATATGATTCTCAAAGATGCTGAGCTCTAGCCTCACAGTGGGAGGTTTCAAATGGACAGGTCAATTAAAAACAGGGTCAGCTTCGCTGAACTTGGAGGTACAATGCTTCAGTGGAAAGACTGAATGGTTGGCTCCCTTTGCTGCCAGTCGCACGTATGGGAGACATGTCTGACCGTTTCTCCTCCTTAAAAATATCCACAATGGCTCAACCGGAGCAGAATAATTCTCAACAATTACTCCTGATGCATAAGCAGCAAATGGAGACAAAATATGAACACTGACAGGAAAATTTGAAAAAGATGTCACAGTTAATTATTACACAACACGacaggagataaactgaggaggattttcattttctttctctattgtttttctaaatgGACCTTCAGGCCTTTGACGCCTATCCTAATCCAATCCTGTGCAAACAGAAGGTGCATTAAGGCCTAGACATGGTAATCAATACTGGAGGAGCCAAACTCTGTATTATATGGGTATGTATGGACAGTCTTCTGATTAAACAGCTGTCTATAGCTTTATTCGGCGCCAGTTCAGGTTGAAGTACAAGCATTGCTCAGAGTCAATGGATTACCTTGAATGCACATTTACTTTAAGTCTAATGAACAACAGAGACTGCCACAAAGGGTAAAGACTGACAGGAGAAAtgatgagggaaaaaaatacgGCTAAAAAGTGGCAAAACTCCTACCTGTTCCCTCTTTGTTCCCGTTCGGATGTGTCCGTAGCTCCTCGGATTTGTAGAAGTCAATGCTGGCGTACGTGTTGAGGCTGGTATTGCTGCTCCCGCCAGCTGCTGCCCCCATTCCCCCGACCCCGGAGCCTGAACCAAGAACAGAGAACAGCCGAGATTGGGGCTGCCCTCCCGTGGCACCTTCCAGGCAAGCGTGGGGACTGTCTTTGTTGACCAAGTCCAAGTCTATGTAGTTAAGACCTTGTTCTATGGATAAGGTCTGATTGTTTGTGGGAAGGGACTGCTGCGCGGGTGGTGGAAGCTGAGTAGGAGGATCGGTGACGGCACCGTTCCCCCACAGCATGCTCTCGAAGCCCAGGCGGCGGGCGACAGCCTGGGTGTGCTCTGGAAAGAGGGAGGCAGTTGAAGAAGAAGTAGAAGCAGAGGTGGACAGGGGCGGTGTGGCCACGAAGGTTTCTGAGCAGTGCCTCCTGCGCCCTTGAGGGTCCGCCCGGATCACTTTAGCCCCCTGATCTGGGTTCAGTCCTGATTTGCCTAAGGGGAAGTCTAGGCACCGAGAGAGCACTGAAATGGAGGGATCGGTTCTTGTGGGAGAGGGGGCTTTGGGGGAGACAATTGTGGGTGACCGAGGGGCGGTGTTGTTGTTCAAGCTGAAGGCCATCTCTGTGTAGTCCCCACAGGATGTCGGAGACTCGGTCACTGAGGGAACACCTTCTCTGCTTTTCCTAAGGGTTGGCTCGGCAGCTTCAACAGCGCCGTCACAGAGACCAACAGCTCCTTCCTTACAGGTTTTGGGGGCGTGAGCAAGAGCTGGAGGCGTGGGAGGTGTGTGGAAAGGTGGGAAAACTAACTGGGTGTTGGAATGGGGTGAAGGGGATGGTGAAGGGCCAAGGTCCATGTTGACGTACTCTGAGGCAGTCGGTGGAGAGACTGGGGGAGAGGGGCTATGAGAGAGGGGGTTAAAGTTCTCAACAGAGGACGCTGGTCTGTTTTGAGGATGCTGGTTACTTGAGCCATGACTCAGCAATGATCCATGTCTGAGCCCTCTGCCTCGCCCAGCTCCTACCCTGGCGCGGCTGCACTGCTCCCCTTTGAACTCAATGCTTACATACTCTCCAGGGCTCTTAGGCTCTGGGGGAAGGGGGTTCTCGCGGACCCTGGGGAGAGTGTTAGCCTTGGATACGTCTACAAACAGGCTTACTGGTCTGTTTCTAAAGTGGCTACCTTGCTTCTTTAACCCACCAGAGCCCAGCTTCTGAGCAATCTTGCTCCCGTCTTTGGACAGAGATCCACTTGCCAGATGACCGAGTGCCTGGTTAGTCCTATCATCGTTCTCGCCAAGACTCTCACTGCTAGCTGAGCTCGAAGAGTAGGAGGACGAAGAGAGTGACTGGTGTCGTCCAGCCCCTGAACTGCTAGCTGGCTTCTCCTGATGCCCCACAGAGTTTCTACCACTCCCCGCtcccctgctgcagctcccATTGGGACGGCTACTTCGTCCGGGCCCGTCATCAAAAAGCCCAGAGGTGGGGTTATGTTTGTACGACCTGGGAAGGGAGTAGTACGAATATACCATCTTtgggggctgctgctgctgcaagcCAGTCTCCAAATGGCAGGGGTGCTCATTGGCTGGGGGGCTGCCATTTACAGAAGGTCCGCTAATTGGAGACATGTTCATGTAGTCGCTACCGGCCCTGCTGTCAGCGCTGCCGACCCAAGGACCTTCAGAGAGGCTTCCACGCTGGTCAGGAGAGCAGCTGCTGTTGGGTGACATTATCATGTAGCCGTCAGACGCCGGCAGGGGACGAATCTGCTGCGGAGGAGACACACTGTTGTTGGGGGTCATTGCCATATAGTCATCAGCAGGTTTGGAATCTGATTCTGGAACAGAGACGGTCATTGTTTGACATGAGGAAACAGGAGTCTGGGTGACTCCAGGTAGCATTGACATATACCCATTGTCCACACCAGCAACTGCTCCTGGAGCGCCTTCTGCTTTTAGCTCTCCTGCTACATCCAAGTACCCTCCTCCCCCTACACAAGAGCCCATGGTCGATTCTCTTTGAGTAGACAGGCAGGTAGATGCAAAGGACTCCCGACTGGTGCTCCTCGACATAATGGCATAATCAGCTGAATCTCCATCTGCAGGGTCCTCAGCTCTGCGCTGATGTGGGGCCAGTCTTTCCAGAGCCATAGGAGGCAAGGAGGCACGCTTGCTCAGAAGCCTACGCTCAGCCTCACATTCACGGCTAGATGAGCGACGCAGCACCCTCCTAGTCTGGGGCAGTGAGGCATTAGTTGGTGTTCCTGGCACTGGCTGGGAGCTGGACGTCACTGCACCTTGATTACTGTTGCTGATGCCACCTCCGCTCCCACTGGATTGGCTCATCAGGATGTAGTTTGCTCCATCCTCGCCAAGGGACTGGCTGCCGGTGCTGCTGACAGAGCTTCCTGGCAGGCTCACAGAGGGGAGAACCGTGTGATCCCCAGGACTGGAACCATACTCATCTGAGGAGCCGTAATCACTGGGTGAGTACGAGACTGAGGTATGATGAGACGGTACACGAGTATAAGTGCCAGACCCTGAAACAGCTCCGGCAGATGTAATACCGCCAAACTCAGATCCTTGCCCAGAGCTGGACGAGATACTCGGGGCCGGCAATGGGGACGGGGCTGGGGTTGAGATGGAGCGCATCAACCCAAAGGGAGTTTTAGCAGCTGTGGTGGGGACTGAGCGGGCTGACTTTGACCTGAGGATTGGGGTGGTAGAGCAGGAGCCGTTGGTAGAAGGACTGGAGTTTACACCGTGAAGGGGTGTGGTGCCTGCCATCCCATCCTCACTTCTCCCCCCATCACTGGCAGTGCGCGACCTCGGGAAGCTGTGTCGAGGCGTGGGAGAGGCACTGGAACTGCCAACCGCCGCTCCAGCAGCGGCGCCCAAGGAGGGCTCAGTTCGGGGACGGCGGAGGAAGCCCACCTGGCTGGGAGGAGGGTTAGGGTGGTGGCGGCGCGAAGGGACGCTGATGGGGTTGGAAGCTGTGGCGCCTCCTCCGGGACCAGAGTTTGACTGAGACTTGCTGCGCTGACGGAACTCCTCGCTCAGGGCTTTCATGGCCTCCAGCAGGGTTTCATGCATGTTCTGGGCCACCACAGAATCATCCACCTaggaaacaacacaaacactgtcGTCAAGTCATTACAGCAACAGATGTTGCAAGTTGGATTCAGTTTTGGACTTCTTTATGTAGAACCAAGTAACTACTATTATCTTAATCCATGTTACGAGGCAAACTGTTAAAATTGGACCACATATAATGACAATGAATCCAAATTACTCCAATGCAGTCCGATTATACAGTCAGATTTGGACCTATACAATCCAATTCAATCCTAATTACAGTACAGAACAGTCAAAGACAGATGATCATAGAATCTAATTTAGTAAAAAGTGATCCAATTATGTTTGCTGTACTGAAATGCTGACCTTCCTGCAAACCCTCATCCTGAGAAAGCCACGCAGCaataaacaaactttattgAGTCAGAGTTGTAGAGTTAGATCATGATGAGGGCTTAGCACGACTTGTTgacatcaaaacaaaaatgtcagaCAAAGTGTCTGCTTCACTGTCTAATGAGCCGgtttataaaagtttttttttttaagctcccAAATGCGAAAGTGGTGAAAAGCATGCAAGTACTTTAAGTTAGGTGATGGTAAACCAGGAGTGACGACACCTTAAAGGTTTCATTGTTGACCACAGCAGCACAACCTTTATTTACAATGGCAGGCTCAGAGACACTCAGTGGTTAATGAAGTGGAGatagaaacaataaaatcacaatattttttaaaaaagttgctGATTCCACTCTGAAGTTAGAAAGGTTGTCTGTATGCGACATTATTGCCCTAAATTGTAGTTTATTTAGTCATATGTGAGTCTTAATGCAATGACTTACATCTGAGAACTTAAATCTGTGCCTGTGTATTAATGTGCAGACCAGTTTGTGCATACGACCAGATCCATTCTATTCAATCCTGTTTTCAATCCCATGTAACTGTATAGCTGTTAATATGTTAGTAGTAAACAACAaataggaggaaaaaaaaaacttcagtgtCACTCTTCACTCTGCCCTAAAGTCACTACTTTGTAGCGCCaccttttgcagcaatcccacCTACGAGTGGCTTTGGATCACTCACTATGAGCTGGCCACAGCTTGACACTGGGATttctgcccattcctcaaggctAAACTACCGCTCTTTCCTGTGGGATGGTTTTCACTTGAGAACAGCGATTTGCAAgactaaccacagattctcaatttgatcagggtctggactttgactaggccattccaacacattcaAATGTTTCCCTTAAACCACTGGAGTATTGCTTAAGTAGTTGGTTTTGAGTCATTTGGGAGTTGCCcacgtgccttttggcaaactcaaattttatttttaacaccaacttttttctggccactcttccataaagcccagctcaATGGAGTAActtccatttgaagatgatggatctgaTGGTACTCCAGGGGGAACTTTAAAGATTTGGATATTGTTTTCtgaccccaccctgacttgtacttttaaacaactttgtccctgacttgtttggagagctccttggtcttgaTGGTGGTGAGCCTtttgcttagtggtgctgccTGCAGCCTCGGAGGCCTTTCAGAGTTTATtctgacagatcatgtgacacttagattGGACACAGATGGACTTAATTTCACTAATTATGGGACTTTTGGAGGTCACTGATGCACCAGAATTTTGctaatgcaaatgtttttttgttttttttaattaatttttctctttatagcGGTGCAACTGGTTTAAACCTTACACACACAACTCCAAATTACACGCTCACCTGCATCCAAAACTCGCCAGGGCCCGTCACAGCAGAGCGTCCCACCTCGATGAAGAAAAAGTTTTCTGAATGTCCGCAGCGCCTGACGTTCATCAGCTGGAGCACCACAGCTGCTGCGTCCGAGTTCAGCTTCACGAAGTTGACCGTCTTGTCGGTAAGGCAAAGGCGATAGATGCCCACCAGGTTCTTGGCCTGACCCAGGCCTTTGGGCCACACCTTCACCTGCCAAACCTCTTTGAACGCAGGTCCCGGGTTAGGTGCTCCATAGTCTCCTGAAGTCGCGCTGTCACTGGGATTTTTACCTGCAAAGACAAAAACGGAGACATAAAAGGGTTACAcgagtgaaaaataaaacacagaaaataaggAAATAAAGGCATTAGTTTGACCTTCTTGCACATATCATAATTTACCGGGTGTAACCACCAcaatgtttaagttgagcttttaCATGAATTTTAAATTAGATCCCAGCACAAAACCAGCATGTACAGGCTTGTACCTGCAGGCCTCATATCTGAGGTTCCATGTGTCAAGCACACTGGCATCCCAACACCCTCACACCCACAGCCAGTATGGAAAAACTAAGCAGTCGACAACTGAAGCGCTGCAGAAAAAACGATGACTGCGAGAGAAAAGGCGCAATTATGGATAAAATCTTCGGCAAACCATCATGGAAAATGCCTCTTAAGTAAATCTTCTTTGAAACCAAAGCAAACAATGCAGACTGATGATGCGCTTCAAACGAAAGCACCTCTCTGAAGCTCCGTCTGCAGCTGAAGGAATGGCTTTTCTAAGGGATGCTGCTGTACAGAGCGTCCAGTGTCTACGTGTTCGGCTCGCTTATTTACCTCCTTTTATTACTTGGATGCATATTTTGTGTGTAAAGTCACTGTATTGCTCAGATTACTGAGGCTCAGCATGTGGTTTTCATCTTTAGAAAGTACCTCTGCTCTGTCATGCGATGGGACTCATGTAAAACAGGTTTATGTTTAAACTCGACTGCTatacaaaaagcattttagcaaaagaataataataacgGGACTGGTGTTTTAGGTGGATTAGGTAACTCCCTAATCAAATATCTTTAAAACACAACCACTTTCCTTTAGCGTCCCACGCTTCCTGCTTGTGTTCCTGTACTGAATATATGTCTGAGCACGATGTCGGCAAGAGGCTGTCCTTTGTTTATTCGTGTTGAGCACTTGTCTTATTACCCATCGCCTCTAGACAATTAAAGCGCTGATGGGAAAATGCAAAATACCCTTTTCTCCTGGTAACCCAGTCATTACTTCACTTTTTTTACTAAAATTGTAGTAAAATGCTAACTGAGGCATGTAGTCGCAGCTCCTTCCTCTAAAAACTGGACGTCTTTCTTGTAGCTTTTTAAAGTTGGACCGCTCTCAGTTTAGTGCAGAAAATAGTTCCTGTGGCCTAAACAAAGGCATCGTGGTCAGGCTTGATTAACCCAGCCCTCTTCCAAACCCATTTATAAAACAATAGACGTCCTTTTTTTGTGGAGGTCCTTTTCACCTTCCACAACATTTCCAAGCCGTGCAGACAAAAGAAAGTTTTCTCTTCTATGCCTATTCCAAGAAAGTTTCCTTGGGAGGGAGGTTTGGGGTTTTGTGCCACGTCTCTGAGCTCTGCTTACAGTCTGACCTTTAGAGAAATTAGCCGGGACCTCCACTCCTGGCAAGAGTGGCAGCCGTCCTAGATGTTTTCCACTTGTGAGTAATTGCCCTCACTGTGGCACGTTGGATTTCGAGTTGTTTAGAAATGGCCTTATTACTCTTCGCCGGTTGTTTGGCAGCAACAGTTGTTTCTCTAAGATGATTGATGAGGTCTTTCCACCTTGGTACGACACTAACGCTCCGGAGCAGCAAACTCCTGCTTTTATGGAGGGCCTCACCCCTGATAGTGATCACTTGATCAAGTGTTTGGATTAGCAGCAGCTTGCGGCTACTTTCACTCCTAAATCCTCTGGAAGCACCAagggtgtacttagtttttttttgcctgttggCTCAACTTTTGGGCATAAAGCAACGACAACGTCCACAGTTAAGGTTTCCGAGGCTTAAAGCCCCATATAATGGAAAGAGGATGTAGCAATGGAGTAATAATTGATACTGATAGGAGAGGAGAGTAGAATGATCACAGCGTTCCACATCCATGCTTCTGTGTCTGGATGTGATTGCTTCCACTTTTCCCGCAGCAAATCTCGCAATGACAACCATATGCAGACAAGAAGCTCTGTGGTCGCCATGTTAGACCAGCTTGGGTCAGGACGCGTATTttctcccccccaaaaaaaccctcGCAAGAATAAaagttcttctctctgtctgctcCTCCTCACAAAAAACGGAAGATTTCACACAGAACTTGAAACGGGCTGAGAATAGATGTTTTGTTGAAAGCCAGAGAGGCTTGTGGGTCGCTTTGTGTGTGGAGGcactctccccccccccccccccctgcattGGATGACTCACTGAAGGCCACGCATGGCTGTTTCATGTGCAGCTTCTCGCTCCGTTTGGCTTCCTGGGCATGAGATTTACACCAGGAGGCGGCGATGTGACGACCTTTCAGTGTGGACTGTGGCAAAGTGGGTGAGAACACCATTTGCCTCAGTTTATACATTTTCAGgtaacattttttgtttgttggctTTAGCCATATCTTATTAATTCTGTAGTCTGCAAGCATATATTATCCcgggtttgtttattttttttgcatttttacagattatttacTATAACGTCTCGGTTTAAATCGATTCACTCTAGATTTTATTTCTCGTTTGATTATTTaacttgtgcattttattttggtgaactTACCTGTGTTTCAGGAGGAAGTGTCGCGTCACTTCCTGTAATTATAGCTTCCTGTTTAGAGCTAATGTCACAGGAAGGGACCAGGTGAAGAGGGGGGAAAGGAAAGctgtttaaatttgatatagTCAAATTTAGGCCTTGTCTAGGTTCATTTTGTGTGGATTTAATTGTATAATGTTATGGCCACGCACTTAAAAGATGTTGCTTAGATGCACTTAAAAGATGTTGAAAGTAACATAAGTGAGTTCAAGCGCGAACTGTTTAGTCTTACCTGTTTATGGAAGATGCCATTGGAGGCCATTTTGTCTGTCAGAATTTAAGGGTATTTAAACAGAGGCtcaatccaaatacccttataaagcaaggactctttagccaaagagAAAGTCTGTcagtggtcgccatgataagtgctgtccgaatagtccagtcagtaaggaaggaggtaggtaAAGTAGCTGTGGCTAGTTTTGTCTACTAACCCCGCAATgtccttacctgactccgccagatagatttgctccgcatatccatctggaaaccttccgttgaagtaattttgggaaggggcgaaaatactggttagctgattggcctatgttggtgatagacgggccaaataaaccaatcagatcaacgaagcatatgacgtactcatcaacatgcttcgtcgtcgctctgttacgagcgacaacgaaaacacaaccacaagccaagctactcttgctgctgcaggtaaaggctcgttagctcagcaaagaaataatctgtaattccgataaaacttgctcgatagccacgctaacgctagtttcatgggctgaagccgccatattctttagactgaactgtcgcgcttcccgttgcgtcacacctcaacccgcctcaaagccaacgctgattggacgttcgtttggtgaacggctccaaattttctttaacggagagtagccagactgatctgcgagtgaaaccttgaaagctcgtgagatcaggatggtctcacgaggctagcaatGTCCCTCACTGGCGCAAAGAACctttaggtatcccacaattctttgcctgacatgacgtatcagcacagccaCCTCACAAAAATCAACGATAATGTCCGAGAGAAGAGGGCAAGCACTTTGTATTTCATTTTCGGAAGGTTGTTGACCCGAATTTGACTCacatgtgcgtttccgtcacgtaatgaagTCGGTATTGAAGACCGTctgaaatcagcacagcagtccgaagctcctttcctccccaagAGTTCTTACTGtagaccccatgaaaggtcaaggaacaggagctagaagcagGAGCTActattaagggtatttggatggagccagaGAAAATGTAGATGTTCAAGAGGGAGTGGAGAACTAGGTCAGTGTAGCTGAGTGCACTTGACGTTAATTTTGGGTGTTTTAAGTTCAGTTTTGACCTGTTGAGCCATGCTAACCTCTGAGGTATTTCTTCTGTggatttttgtaaatgtttttttcaccattttttttgtaaataaatcacC
The DNA window shown above is from Fundulus heteroclitus isolate FHET01 chromosome 14, MU-UCD_Fhet_4.1, whole genome shotgun sequence and carries:
- the si:ch73-335l21.1 gene encoding insulin receptor substrate 1-B, translating into MEGQAGEPHGNEDVRRSGYLRKQKSMHRRYFVLRAASERGPARLEYYESEKKFRGKAPVPKKAVALETCFNINKRADSKNKHMIVLYTRAESFAVAAESEEDQDEWFQAMVELHCKSKNPSDSATSGDYGAPNPGPAFKEVWQVKVWPKGLGQAKNLVGIYRLCLTDKTVNFVKLNSDAAAVVLQLMNVRRCGHSENFFFIEVGRSAVTGPGEFWMQVDDSVVAQNMHETLLEAMKALSEEFRQRSKSQSNSGPGGGATASNPISVPSRRHHPNPPPSQVGFLRRPRTEPSLGAAAGAAVGSSSASPTPRHSFPRSRTASDGGRSEDGMAGTTPLHGVNSSPSTNGSCSTTPILRSKSARSVPTTAAKTPFGLMRSISTPAPSPLPAPSISSSSGQGSEFGGITSAGAVSGSGTYTRVPSHHTSVSYSPSDYGSSDEYGSSPGDHTVLPSVSLPGSSVSSTGSQSLGEDGANYILMSQSSGSGGGISNSNQGAVTSSSQPVPGTPTNASLPQTRRVLRRSSSRECEAERRLLSKRASLPPMALERLAPHQRRAEDPADGDSADYAIMSRSTSRESFASTCLSTQRESTMGSCVGGGGYLDVAGELKAEGAPGAVAGVDNGYMSMLPGVTQTPVSSCQTMTVSVPESDSKPADDYMAMTPNNSVSPPQQIRPLPASDGYMIMSPNSSCSPDQRGSLSEGPWVGSADSRAGSDYMNMSPISGPSVNGSPPANEHPCHLETGLQQQQPPKMVYSYYSLPRSYKHNPTSGLFDDGPGRSSRPNGSCSRGAGSGRNSVGHQEKPASSSGAGRHQSLSSSSYSSSSASSESLGENDDRTNQALGHLASGSLSKDGSKIAQKLGSGGLKKQGSHFRNRPVSLFVDVSKANTLPRVRENPLPPEPKSPGEYVSIEFKGEQCSRARVGAGRGRGLRHGSLLSHGSSNQHPQNRPASSVENFNPLSHSPSPPVSPPTASEYVNMDLGPSPSPSPHSNTQLVFPPFHTPPTPPALAHAPKTCKEGAVGLCDGAVEAAEPTLRKSREGVPSVTESPTSCGDYTEMAFSLNNNTAPRSPTIVSPKAPSPTRTDPSISVLSRCLDFPLGKSGLNPDQGAKVIRADPQGRRRHCSETFVATPPLSTSASTSSSTASLFPEHTQAVARRLGFESMLWGNGAVTDPPTQLPPPAQQSLPTNNQTLSIEQGLNYIDLDLVNKDSPHACLEGATGGQPQSRLFSVLGSGSGVGGMGAAAGGSSNTSLNTYASIDFYKSEELRTHPNGNKEGTEC